In one Hymenobacter sp. DG25B genomic region, the following are encoded:
- the gyrA gene encoding DNA gyrase subunit A, which yields MAEAEGEKIIPINIEDEMRGAYIDYSMSVIISRALPDVRDGLKPVHRRVLYGMSELGVSYNKSYKKSARIVGEVLGKYHPHGDSSVYDTMVRMAQDWSLRYPLVDGQGNFGSVDGDSPAAMRYTEARLKRLADELLSDLDKETVDFQPNFDDSLEEPSVFPAKFPNLLVNGTSGIAVGMATNMAPHNLTEVVSGIIAYLDNTEITIAELMEHIVAPDFPTGGTIYGYEGVRQAFETGRGRVVVRAKASVEVQPSGREQIVITEIPYMVNKASMIEKTAALINEKKIEGISDLRDESDRDGMRIVYELKRDAMPNVVLNNLYKYTQLQSSFGVNNVALVKGRPLTLNLKDLIVYFVEHRAEVVIRRTRYELAEAQKRAHILEGLLIALDHLDEVIALIRGSRDPEVARGELIERFKLSEVQARAILDMRLQRLTGLERDKIVKEYDELMRLIDHLNAVLASDEMQRQIIKDELIDIRERYGDARRTTIEYAGGDFSMEDMIADESMVITISREGYIKRTALDEYRAQGRGGVGARGAASKNDDFTEHLFVATTHEYLLFFTELGRVFWLKVYEVPEGGKNTKGRPIQNLIEIPREDSVRSVLNVRGLRDPDYLENTFLMFCTEQGTVKKTPLEAYSRPRTAGINAISINEGDRLLDVQLTTGNSEVIVALNTGRAVRFHEGKVRSMGRNAAGVRGITLVGPEDRVVGMVCISDPTQELLVVSENGYGKRSELEEYRITNRGGKGVRAMKITDKTGALVAIKAVNDSDDLMIINRSGITIRLRVADLRTIGRATQGVRLLKISDGDAISSVAKVEAEDKVEEALEEAATVEAGGTDSGAESDLGTLTDPDALSSN from the coding sequence ATGGCAGAAGCAGAAGGCGAGAAAATCATCCCAATTAACATTGAAGATGAAATGCGCGGCGCCTACATCGACTACTCGATGTCGGTTATTATCTCCCGGGCTCTACCCGATGTGCGCGACGGCCTGAAACCTGTGCATCGGCGCGTGCTCTACGGCATGAGCGAGCTGGGCGTCTCCTACAACAAATCCTATAAGAAAAGTGCCCGTATCGTGGGTGAAGTGCTGGGTAAGTACCACCCGCACGGCGACTCCTCCGTGTACGATACCATGGTGCGCATGGCCCAAGACTGGAGCCTGCGCTACCCGCTGGTAGACGGCCAGGGTAACTTTGGCTCCGTAGACGGCGACTCGCCGGCGGCCATGCGTTACACCGAAGCCCGCCTGAAGCGTTTGGCCGATGAGCTGCTCAGCGACCTGGACAAAGAAACGGTTGACTTTCAGCCCAACTTTGACGACTCCCTGGAGGAGCCTTCCGTATTCCCGGCCAAGTTCCCCAACCTGCTGGTAAACGGCACCTCCGGCATTGCCGTGGGTATGGCCACCAACATGGCGCCGCACAACCTCACGGAGGTAGTGAGCGGCATCATTGCCTACCTGGATAACACCGAAATTACCATTGCCGAGCTGATGGAGCACATTGTGGCTCCCGACTTCCCTACGGGTGGTACCATCTATGGCTACGAAGGCGTACGGCAGGCATTCGAAACCGGCCGCGGCCGCGTGGTAGTGCGGGCTAAAGCCAGCGTAGAGGTGCAGCCCTCCGGCCGGGAGCAAATCGTGATAACCGAAATTCCCTACATGGTGAATAAGGCGTCCATGATTGAGAAAACGGCGGCGCTCATCAACGAAAAGAAAATTGAAGGCATTTCCGACCTGCGCGACGAGTCTGACCGCGACGGTATGCGCATTGTGTATGAGCTGAAGCGGGACGCCATGCCCAACGTGGTGCTCAACAACTTGTATAAGTACACGCAGCTGCAGTCTTCCTTTGGGGTAAACAACGTAGCGCTGGTGAAAGGCCGGCCGCTCACGCTCAACCTGAAGGACCTTATTGTATACTTCGTAGAGCACCGCGCCGAGGTGGTTATTCGCCGTACACGCTATGAGCTGGCCGAAGCCCAAAAGCGCGCCCACATCCTGGAAGGTCTGCTGATTGCGCTTGACCACCTGGACGAGGTAATTGCCCTGATTCGCGGCTCCCGCGACCCGGAAGTGGCTCGGGGAGAGTTGATTGAACGCTTTAAGTTAAGCGAAGTACAGGCCCGCGCTATCCTGGATATGCGTCTGCAGCGCCTTACCGGCCTGGAGCGCGACAAAATTGTGAAGGAGTATGATGAGCTGATGCGGCTGATTGACCACCTGAATGCTGTGCTGGCGTCGGATGAGATGCAGCGCCAGATCATCAAGGACGAGTTGATTGATATCCGGGAGCGGTACGGGGATGCCCGCCGCACCACCATTGAGTACGCCGGTGGCGACTTCTCGATGGAGGATATGATTGCCGATGAGAGCATGGTAATTACCATCTCCCGCGAAGGTTATATTAAGCGCACGGCGCTGGACGAGTACCGGGCACAAGGTCGGGGAGGGGTTGGCGCCCGCGGGGCTGCTTCCAAGAACGACGACTTCACCGAGCACCTGTTCGTGGCTACCACCCATGAATACCTCCTGTTCTTTACCGAACTGGGCCGCGTATTCTGGCTGAAAGTATACGAAGTACCAGAAGGAGGGAAGAACACCAAAGGCCGTCCGATTCAGAACCTGATTGAGATTCCGCGCGAAGACTCTGTCCGCTCGGTATTGAACGTGCGCGGCCTGCGCGACCCGGACTACCTGGAAAATACCTTCCTGATGTTCTGCACCGAGCAGGGCACCGTGAAGAAAACCCCGCTGGAAGCTTACTCGCGCCCTCGCACCGCCGGTATCAACGCCATTTCCATTAACGAGGGTGACCGACTGCTGGACGTGCAGCTTACCACGGGCAACAGCGAAGTTATTGTCGCCCTGAATACGGGCCGCGCGGTTCGTTTCCACGAAGGCAAAGTACGCTCCATGGGCCGCAATGCGGCCGGTGTGCGCGGTATCACGCTGGTGGGCCCCGAAGACCGGGTAGTGGGCATGGTCTGCATATCGGACCCCACGCAGGAGCTGCTGGTAGTTTCAGAAAATGGCTACGGCAAGCGCAGCGAGCTGGAAGAGTACCGCATCACCAACCGTGGTGGTAAAGGGGTTCGGGCCATGAAAATCACGGATAAGACGGGTGCGCTGGTTGCCATTAAGGCAGTGAACGACTCCGATGATCTGATGATTATCAACCGTTCCGGCATTACCATTCGTCTGCGGGTGGCAGATCTTCGTACCATTGGCCGGGCCACGCAAGGCGTTCGGCTGCTGAAGATTTCGGATGGCGACGCCATTTCGTCGGTGGCTAAAGTAGAAGCTGAAGACAAAGTAGAGGAGGCCCTGGAGGAAGCTGCCACCGTGGAGGCGGGCGGCACCGATTCAGGAGCCGAATCTGACCTGGGTACGCTCACTGATCCTGATGCGCTTAGCTCCAACTAA
- a CDS encoding GAF domain-containing protein, producing MTQTITETGRLSALQRYNILDTPVDGTFERMTAMAAKVFNMPIAIISLVDEDRIWFKSRHGLEANQIDRNPGLCASAILSDEVYIVEDARRDPRTLANPLVAGEFGLQFYAAAPLITHDGHKLGTFCIIDRKPRYLTEAQKLILQDMAAIVMDEMELRLAALTSLAENARQTAEALRRVAELEKQLATKS from the coding sequence ATGACTCAAACCATTACGGAAACAGGCCGCCTTTCCGCCCTGCAGCGTTACAACATCCTGGATACGCCCGTCGATGGCACCTTTGAACGCATGACCGCTATGGCGGCTAAGGTCTTCAACATGCCCATTGCCATCATCAGCCTCGTCGATGAAGACCGGATCTGGTTTAAATCCCGTCACGGGCTGGAGGCTAACCAGATTGACCGCAACCCGGGCCTGTGCGCCTCCGCTATTCTTTCCGATGAGGTGTATATCGTAGAGGATGCCCGCCGCGACCCGCGCACTTTGGCTAACCCCTTAGTAGCCGGGGAATTTGGGTTACAGTTTTACGCCGCCGCCCCGCTCATTACCCACGATGGCCACAAGCTGGGTACCTTCTGCATTATTGATCGGAAGCCGCGCTACCTCACCGAAGCCCAGAAGCTAATCCTTCAGGATATGGCGGCTATTGTCATGGATGAAATGGAGCTACGGCTGGCAGCGCTGACCTCCCTGGCGGAGAATGCCCGTCAGACGGCCGAGGCCCTCCGCCGCGTAGCCGAGCTGGAAAAGCAGCTGGCCACCAAATCCTAA
- a CDS encoding HD domain-containing protein, which yields MNNSEIIAKTAAFIRGKFLNEGSGHDWEHIRRVWQTAATLAQHTPAAQVEVVELGALLHDVADWKFHGGDEEAGPRAARQWLASLQAEEATIQQVEAIIREISFKGLGVPTPMSTLEGELVQDADRLDAIGAIGVARAFTYGGHKGRPLHDPAVPPVSHDSFESYKKNTAPTINHFYEKLLHLRERLHTPAARAVAEERHAFMEQFLAQFLREWESADVGPAAIQASE from the coding sequence ATGAATAACTCAGAAATTATTGCTAAAACCGCTGCATTCATCCGGGGAAAATTCCTGAACGAAGGTTCCGGCCACGATTGGGAGCATATTCGCCGGGTATGGCAAACGGCCGCAACCCTGGCGCAGCATACACCGGCCGCACAGGTAGAAGTAGTAGAGCTGGGCGCCTTGCTGCACGATGTAGCCGACTGGAAATTCCACGGCGGTGATGAGGAGGCCGGGCCCCGTGCGGCGCGGCAGTGGCTGGCCAGCCTGCAGGCCGAGGAAGCCACCATCCAGCAGGTAGAGGCCATCATCCGGGAAATCAGCTTCAAGGGCCTGGGGGTGCCCACACCCATGAGCACGCTGGAAGGGGAACTGGTGCAGGATGCCGACCGCCTCGATGCCATTGGCGCCATTGGCGTGGCCCGCGCCTTCACCTACGGCGGCCACAAGGGCCGCCCCCTGCATGACCCCGCCGTGCCCCCCGTGTCGCATGACTCCTTCGAGAGTTATAAAAAGAACACGGCGCCTACCATCAACCATTTCTACGAGAAGCTGCTGCACCTGCGCGAGCGGCTCCACACGCCGGCCGCGCGGGCGGTGGCCGAAGAGCGTCATGCCTTTATGGAACAGTTTCTGGCCCAATTCCTGCGCGAGTGGGAGAGTGCCGATGTAGGCCCGGCCGCTATACAGGCTTCCGAATAG
- a CDS encoding tetratricopeptide repeat protein, which produces MAQNSAVTNAVLYQRQGTLDKARTEIDKAVQNPKTSDKAKTWYTRGEVYDAMAASPIYGKTLAPGEGAKIAFESYQKAIQLDGKDGEYGKLATAKMDNLFGMALNAGVESYNAQKYDDAINSYKMAQQIRPQDTTAYLYAAYAAEAKQDFASAKESYNKLMGINYKSPQMYNRLLQIARQEKDEKAAMDVIQQALKAYPNNKGFMLEELNMLLSAGQGAQAMDKIDKAIVADPTNANLYAVKGSILDQNKQPEQALAAYKKAVEIDPNNFDAQFNLGVYNYNKAADLYTKASRMNLATYQKSGKKMEADGKKYFELSLPYFEKALQLQPNDRAVISSLQKVYVRLNRNADAERMNAKLEALKK; this is translated from the coding sequence ATGGCTCAGAACTCAGCGGTAACGAATGCCGTGCTGTATCAGCGTCAGGGTACGCTGGATAAAGCGCGCACAGAAATCGATAAAGCCGTTCAGAATCCCAAAACTTCGGATAAAGCGAAAACCTGGTATACCCGGGGCGAAGTTTATGATGCTATGGCTGCCAGCCCTATATATGGCAAAACACTGGCACCCGGTGAGGGCGCCAAAATTGCGTTTGAATCGTATCAGAAAGCCATTCAGCTGGATGGTAAAGATGGCGAGTACGGCAAGCTGGCTACCGCCAAAATGGACAACCTTTTTGGTATGGCCCTGAACGCCGGGGTAGAAAGCTACAACGCCCAGAAGTACGATGACGCCATCAACTCGTACAAAATGGCTCAGCAGATTCGTCCGCAGGATACCACGGCGTATTTGTATGCCGCGTATGCCGCCGAAGCCAAGCAGGATTTTGCTTCGGCCAAGGAGAGCTACAACAAGCTGATGGGCATTAACTACAAGTCGCCGCAGATGTACAACCGTTTGCTGCAGATTGCCCGTCAGGAAAAGGACGAGAAAGCGGCCATGGATGTTATCCAGCAGGCTTTGAAAGCGTATCCGAACAACAAAGGCTTTATGCTGGAGGAGCTGAATATGCTGCTCAGCGCCGGCCAGGGCGCGCAGGCCATGGATAAGATTGACAAAGCCATTGTGGCCGACCCAACCAACGCCAACCTGTATGCCGTGAAAGGCTCTATTCTGGACCAGAATAAGCAGCCGGAGCAAGCACTGGCTGCTTATAAGAAAGCCGTAGAGATTGATCCGAATAACTTCGACGCACAGTTCAACCTGGGCGTTTACAATTACAACAAAGCGGCAGACCTGTATACTAAAGCCAGTCGCATGAACCTGGCTACGTATCAGAAGTCGGGCAAGAAGATGGAAGCCGACGGCAAGAAGTATTTCGAGCTGTCGTTGCCATACTTTGAGAAGGCGCTGCAGCTGCAGCCCAATGATCGGGCAGTTATTTCTTCGTTACAGAAGGTGTACGTCCGTCTCAACCGGAATGCCGATGCTGAGCGCATGAACGCCAAATTGGAAGCCCTGAAGAAGTAA